In Atribacterota bacterium, a single window of DNA contains:
- a CDS encoding TlpA disulfide reductase family protein: MKKAYFLVFGILVLLTFLAGCFSTVPTPSPTPSCPSDMKEKDFTLPLLNGGTLTLSDYLGKPVLLTFFTPNCPHCINEAPLLEAAYQKYKDTHEFVVIGVGYIGGSNIMDLRQFVQNASLTHPVLIDTLETRVYSMYGVSGVPHSFFFNRCGTIVQEEIGELTEDKLERYLQKIL, translated from the coding sequence ATGAAAAAAGCATACTTTTTGGTCTTCGGTATTCTTGTGCTTCTCACTTTTCTGGCTGGTTGTTTCAGTACTGTACCAACACCATCCCCTACGCCAAGCTGTCCATCAGATATGAAAGAAAAAGATTTTACTCTTCCTTTACTGAATGGAGGAACGCTCACCCTCAGTGACTACCTTGGAAAGCCAGTTCTTCTCACCTTTTTTACCCCTAATTGTCCTCACTGTATCAATGAAGCGCCCCTACTTGAGGCAGCGTATCAAAAGTATAAAGACACCCATGAGTTTGTAGTCATTGGTGTCGGTTACATCGGGGGAAGTAATATAATGGATCTACGGCAGTTTGTGCAAAATGCTTCGCTCACCCACCCTGTCCTGATTGATACACTGGAAACCAGAGTCTATTCGATGTATGGTGTATCTGGTGTGCCGCACTCATTCTTTTTTAACCGCTGTGGTACCATTGTCCAGGAAGAAATCGGTGAATTGACCGAGGACAAGCTGGAACGATACTTACAGAAAATCCTGTAA